The segment TCAAGGGGTCCATGTCCGGCTGCAAGGTGGGATGTACTCTGGAGGTGATGATTTAGTACCGAATGGCATTAATGCATCAAATGGTTTGTTAAGCAAGCACGATTATTCTGCTACTGGAAGGAATTTCCTCGCAGCCGCGAACGTAGGACTTCCTCTCACAGACCGTGGCTTTTTGAATCTCAGCCTTGAATACCGTGATGCAGATCCTACGATTCGCAGTGGACTTAGGCGCGATGAAAGTGCGCTGATCCAAAGGGGATACCCGGTCAACAATCCTGCTCAGGTGTGGGGTAGCCCAGACGTCAGTAATTCGTTCGTTGGTTTTGTGAACGCGGGTATTGATGTAGGCAATAATGCTCACATCTACGCATTTGGTGGCTACGGCAACCGGGAATCCGAAGGCGGATTCTACTTTCGTTCTCCCGGAACGAGTAGTGCCAGAGCGGCTGTGTTCAGGTCCGGTTCAGTTAGAGCCGTTGCGGATTTGAATGAAAGTGACGACATAGTTTGTAGTGAACATGTTCCAAGCCTAGACGCAGATTTTGCGGCGGTGAATGCGTTTATTTCCCAGTACAAGGGGCAGTGCTTTCTCTTCAATGAATTGTTTCCGGGTGGTTTTACACCACGCTTTGGTGCCAACATCTATGATTTGAGCGTAACCACAGGTATTCGTGGTGGAGCGGATGACGGCCTTCGCTGGGATCTTAGTTTCTCCATGGGAAACAGCGATATTGACTACTTCATTTATAACACGGTCAACGCTTCCTTGGGACCGGATACCCCAACATCCTTCAAGCCTCGTGGGTACGAGCAGCAGGAGTTTACGATTTCCGCTTCTGGTTCCTATCCCATTGGAGTGAGTGCTTTTGCCACCCCTTTGAATATTGCATTCGGGTTAGAGTGGCACACGGAAGAGTTCACCACTGAAGGCGGTGACCCTGATTCATGGGCCAATGGTAAGTATGGCTCCCAAGGGTTCAGTGTTGGTTCCAATGGCTATCAAGGTTTGAATCCAAAATTTGCAGGTTCATGGGATCGCCCCAATGTCGCTCTTTATCTTGACTTGGAGACGGATGTAACTACCCGTTTGACCTTGGGTGTTGCGTCTCGCTACGAGAATTATTACAATGACTTCGGGTCAACGCTGACCGGTAAGGTCGCGGCATTGTACCGTGCAACCGGGTCACTTCGTTTTCGTGGCACGGCCTCCACTGGATTCCGGGCTCCCACACCTGGTCAGGCGAATCTCTGGGCATTACAGACTGCACTTTCCGGTGAAGGCGATCAGCTCGTGGAAACAGGGCAGCTTCCACCAACCCACCCGATTTCCGCTGCCCTCGGCGGCCAAGAACTTACCGAAGAGACGGCGTTCAGCTTGACGTTGGGAACGATCGTAGATCTCTCATCCAATTTGACACTGACCCTTGATTATTTTGATATTTCGCTTCAGGATCGAATCTCGCTCACTGGGAATATTGCGATTACGGAGGAAATTCGAGATATTATCGTTCAGCAAGCACTCTTGGGAGGCGCCTCAACTACTCTTCGTGAAATTAAATTCTTCTCCAACGACTTTGATACACGTACACGTGGGATTGACCTTCTTTTGGCGTATGACAGAGAGAGTGATTCAGGGAACGCAACCCAAGCTTCTCTCGCATGGAACTGGACAATGACTACCCTGGAAGACTTCTCACAGCCCCGGGATATCAGCACTTTTCTCGGACAGTCGTTGAGTACTCCATTTACGCTGAGTCTGTTGACTCCTCGCCGCCAACTCGAAACTGAAGATCTGAACCCCAAACATCGAATTGTGCTGATGGGACGCCATATCCGCGGTGCAGTCAGTGGAATGGTTCGACTCAATTACTATGATGGCTGGTACGCCTGCCGTAATAACAGCAACTCATGTGTGAATAGCACCGGGAGCCTGCTGGATGAGTTTGATTCAGCCGTGATTGTTGATGCTGAAGTTGGGTATCGTTTCCTTGAAGATTACCGCGTATCCCTAGGAGTCGATAATCTGTTTGATACGTATCCAGACTCCCATCAAGACGAAACCGGTAGTCAGGGCAACATTCGTCCAGAGAGTACCCCCTGGGACTATAATGGGCGCGCATATGTGCTTCGACTAGTCGCAGATCTATTCTAGGTCTTGATAATTCTTGCACAAAGAGCCCCAGGGGAAAAACCTCCGGGGCTTTTTTGTTTTATTGACGTATCCGAATCGTACGGGTCCTGTCTGCCCCTGAAGATCCGTGGGTAAGGATTGAGGTTTTAAGCGGCTTGTGGGTGGCGAATAGTTTGGAACCCTTGCCCCCAAAGCATGCTACAACTACATCATTATGGATGGTAATAATATCAATTCACCCTGCGATTGAATATCCCACATATTATTAGAGCATCATCGACAGGGTTCTGGAGATGGAGAATTACGAATTTCCAACATCCTTTGTTCTGTGATAAATCCGTCCATTTTCGATCCAGCGTGGAAGATCACACAAAGCAGATTGGCCACGCCATAGACAGTCCTGGGCGAATCGGATACGGTGTATCAAATGGCCTCAGGTAATTTTGATCCAAAACTTGTGCAACGTGCACAAAAAGGGGATGAATATTCCAGAAATTTGCTTTTGCGGCGACTTTCTAAAGTATTTGACAGGTATTTCAAGACCAAAATTGGGAATCAGGCTGTAGTTGACGACTTGGTTCAATGTTCACTACTACGGGTTCATTCGGGGTTGGAGGCGTTACAACAAATGGACAAGTTCAAGGCCTTTGCCATGAAAGCTGCCCTGTTTGAGTTGCACGATTATTATCGAGGACGGCACTCTCCCAAGGAGAAAACCTATGAGCCGCAAATGCTCCCCGAGGGACGAAATTCACCGGATGATTGGTTCGGGAGCAAGTTCGATGCGGAGCGTGCTCTCGGAACGCTCACTCCGCGTGCCAGACGCATTCTGGAACTCCGCGAACATGGCTATAAATACAGGGAGATTGCCGAGATCCTGGATACGACCGAAACCGCCGTCAAAATGCAGGTGAAACGCGCGTTTGAAAAAATGAGGTCGATATTCACAGATTAGCTGTTACCTTTTGTACTTTTCCAGCGTCTCTTGGTAGACGGACCCTTACTCTAGGATGGACCAATCCGAGATACTAAAAAAGGTGCTTTGCGAAGAAGCACTCAACGCCGAAGAGAAGAAGGCACATATTGAAAATCTGGAAGCTGATCCAGATTTGGCACGTTCTCTTGCAGGCTGGCAACGGTTCCGGGCTTATATGCGAGATCGGATCCCCAGTCCTCGTGATTTTGTACTATACTCGCTGGTTTTTGGAGGGCATGCGGAAGATTTAAGCGAGGAGGAAGCAGCCGAGGTGAATGAAAAATGGGGAGCCCTCGATTCCGTCATTGAATCGGACCCGGGGTATTCCGAAGTTGCTGCCCAAATTGAACGGGATCGCCAAGATTTTCTTACATGCTGGGAATTGGAGGACAACCGGTCGACGGCTAGGATATTGCCATTGCGGACATTTCGAATGGCTGCTGCTATTGCCGTTCTCGCGGTATCTGTGATTACTATTCTTCTGCTTCTGAATCAGGGAGACGTTACTCTCCAAATGGCAACTGCGGATCCAGGCGAATATGAGCGTGTTCTTCTTCCCGATGGCTCCATCGCGCACCTCAACGGACCTGCAACCCTTCGGTTTGATGAACAGAATTTTTCGCGCTCTGTAGAGTTGACGGGGGTGGGTTTTTTTGATATTGCGCACCAACCGGATCAATTTTCCGTGCAAACGGAGGAAGCAGTAGCCAGGGTACTCGGCACACGTTTCGGTGTGCGCTCGATGAATGGGCTTACCCAGGTCGTTTTAGAGAGTGGTCGTCTACAGGTCGCCTCAATCGCAGAAAATCCTCAGAGCGTTCTACTCGTTCCTGGGCAAATGACAAGTATAGCGCAGGGATCCGCTGCACCAATGCCACCAGTGGAAGTAAATATAGAAGATCAATTGGGGTGGACCGGTTTCATATTTTTCCGAGAAACTTCATTAAGGAGGGCAGCGGTACTACTTTCTACAAGCCGAAATATTCGTGTTGACTTTGATCCATCCCTGATAAATGAGAGGGTAACCGGCACCTTCGCTCCAGACGTTACAGCTGAAGAAATTCTGGATGCGCTTGCACTAACACTGGACGCCGAAGTACTTAGAGAAGGGGAGACCTACCGCATTGTCCCCTAAAAAGCGGCTTGGAACACAGATGGCTATGATGTGTAACGCGCACACTAAATGCACGTTACTCTTCGGCAGTGGTTTTTTCGGAAGCGATTACTTTGTTTGTACCTGGTTGCTGCCTTCATAGGTGTCAGCCCTGAGGCAAGCTCGTATGCCCAGGATATTTCAGTGGATGTCTCATCTGAGCCCCTTTCCCAGGTTCTGGATTCCTTTGGAACGTCGTATCGCATCAACCTTGTCTATGCTCAGCGGCAGGTAGAGGGGCGTTTGGCGACATGCAATTATGTTGGTACTGACGTTGCTGCTGCGCTGGCATGCATTCTCTCGGATCAGAATCTTAGTGTGATCCGGTTAAAAAGGCGGCAATATGTACTTGTAGAAGTAGGAGAGGATGCGTCTCTGGATCCAGCCGTGGTCCGTTTGGGTACGCTGCACGGATTTGTGATGGATTCGCTGTCCGAGGAGACCTTGCCAGGGGCGCATGTATATCTGCCCAGATTTGCAATAGGCTCTGCAACCAATAAAGCGGGGTATTATGCAATCCCATCCTTGCCATTTGGGCAATACCGGGCAAGGATTTCCTTTCTTGGCTACGCGACCTTGGACACCTTACTTGAAATCTCCGAGGAGCCGACCATAATTCGATTAGATCGCCAAACCTTGGAATCCCAGGCGATTTTTGTCAGCTCAGATCGTCGAGATCCGTATGAGGTAGAACCCGGTGTACGGCAAGTTTCGGTCAATCGAATCAGTAAACTGCCAGGTTTTCCTGGCGAAGCAGATCTTCTCCAATCGCTACGCTGGTTTCCCAGTGTCCAGAGAGTACGTACTAATCAAGGAGGACTGATCGTGCGGGGTGGAGAGCCAGATCAGGTTCACTATCTGATTGACGGTGCTCCCGTATACCATATGTGGCATATTGCGGGGCTCCTTTCTGTCTATCAGCCAGAGGCTTTCAAGGATGTACGGTTGTACCAGGGAAGTTTTCCGGCCGAACATGGCGGACGCCTGTCGGCTGTACTGGACGCAGAGTTGAAAGATGGTACGATGGACCAGATCACGGGATTAGCAGGCTTAGGGGTGTTAAGTGCACGTGCATTTGTTGAGGGGCCGATCACAAAGGGGCTATCGTTTATGGTCTCTGGACGGCGATCCTATCTGGATCGAATTATTGGGCGCAGGCATCCGGTGTACGATGGGAGCAGACGGGACACCATGCGTACAGGAATACACCTGTATGACATTAGTACGAAGTTGGCATGGCGTCCATCCGCGAGGCAGCGGCTGACTCTGGGGGTCTACGGAAGTTCAGATGTTCTGGATATTCGGCTACCCGTAAATTTGTCGGTGGTAGGCTCTTTTCGGGATGCATTGCCGCTAAGCGACTGGTTGAGCCCAGCAAGCCTGGTATTCGAGTTTGATACGCGGTGGAGTAATCGCCTGATCAGTGCACGCTATCAGTATCTGTATGCGGATCGACTTTTTTTGAGTGCAACAGCGTATGCAACCTCCTATCGGGCACATGAACGCATTTTTATTCGCCCGACAACCATCTCATTCGTGAATTCAGTGTACGAATTAGATATACTGGACGTTGGCGTAAAGCTGAATGTTGATTACTATCTATCGTTGACCCATCATATTCGGGCGGGTATTTCGATTGCGCAGCGCACATTCTCGAGTGAATTGGAAGCGTTGATTTTGCAGACGAATACCATTTCCGAAAGCATAGATGAGCATAGCGCACTGGATAACACGGAAATTGTACTGTATGCACAAGACACCTGGAGGCCAACAGCAAGATTACAGATACAGCCAGGGCTTCGTGCCAGTCAACTCAGGGGGGCTAAAGATTTACGGCTAAGCCCTCGTTTGGGGGTTCTATATGACCTGGACCAAGTTATTCTTCGGATGGCCATGGGGGTTAATGTTCAGTACCTGCATCAGGTACGGGATCGTTATTCAGTGCTGTACGATTTGATTTCTTACCGGTGGGTCCCCGCTAGTCGTTCCGTAGACCCGTCCCACAGCTATCATGCGTCTCTTGGCGCCGGTGTATTGTTGGGGAACTTCTTCACCGTTGATGTTGACCTGTACGTTCACCTGACACACGGACTATTGCTCCCGCGCAATGAACAACAAAGCAGAGACAGGTTGTTGGGGCCCGGGATTGAGCTCGGCGCAATCTTAGGCCAATACACCAGGGGGAAAGCACTGGCGCATGGATTGGAGGCCAACCTTCAATATGAGCGAGGGGCGTCCTTCCTCTGGGTAAGTTATGCGGCCGGCAGATCTCGAAGTCGGGCTCCTGAACTTGGAGAATATAAGTTTCGTCCCGGGCGGTTTGATATACCCCAGCAGCTCCAAATCGCCTTTCAGCGTACGAGAAGCCATTGGTCGTACGGGGTTAGTGGAAACTGGCGCAGCGGGTACCCAATCACGGTTCCTGAGGCGCGCTATGCCGTAGGGGATCCTCTTTCTGAAGCGCCGCAAGGGTTTCTCTACTTTCCCAAGATTAATAACGGCCGATTACCCCCGTATGTGAATTATGGAGTTCAAGGATCCTATCGCTTCAATGTGGGCGATGTAGCGTTGCAACTCAAGTTAGAAGTGAATAACATCACATTCCGGCGGAATGTGATTGGACGTGTATATGATCCTGCACTACCGCACGAGGTTGCTATTACGTCCAGATATGGGCTTCCAGCTTACCCACTGCTCGAAATCACTGCTCAATTTTAGTGATGAAATTCAGGTATCTATTAATTGCAGTTATCTTCCTGGCAGGATGTGATGCCGTTCAACCGGAGGACACGTCTCTGCTTGTTGTGGAAGCATTCGTGATGTCCGAGCAATCATTACCGGAAATCATCCTAAGACAGGCTGCTCCGCTGCAAGATCCTTATCAGCTGGATTCGTCGACTGCCGCCATGGGTGCCCAAGTTGGACTCACGCTACAGGATGCTTTAATTCCTTACCGGATGCAGCGCCCTGGAGCGTATGGGCCATTGGATTCTGTGATAGCAGTGCCTGGAGAAAGCATCGCATTGAATGTGCAATGGGAGGATCAATTGGTCACGGCGCGGACCCGAATTCCACCGTTAATTTCCCTGGATAGCATAGAAATCTCGGTTTCAGACACCCCTGTCCCTGGATTGCTGTTAGACTCCCTGTTTATAGATCCGACTCAGATTGATTCTTTGGGGATTCGGGCGCTGGGCACGGGTGCGCGGGAAGGATTGGTCCATCTCGTACGGGCGACCGTGTATTGGGAGGATCATACTGGAAACGATGGGAATGACTGGTGGATCAGAATGCAATTGCTACCCACTCTGACGCAGGATCAAAGACTCAGCAATTACTTTCTGAGTTCGGAAGTGGTGCAGCCGGAAGAGGATATACCATTTATTGATGCGAATCGGCGATCTTGGTCGGGTTCTTATGCAGTACCTGTGGCAAGCCAGACCGATCCGATTTCACAGCATGGTCTGCGTATCAGTATTATTCGTTGTACAGAGGCCTATGCAGACTTTGTTTCCCAGAGTTCGAATCCGGGTGAATATGAGCCACCATCAAACATTTTACACGGACGGGGGATTTTTGCGGGACTGGCCGTGGATACATTTACAGTAAGCATTAAGTAATGAGTACTGCAAAAGGGCGTTCGTTCAGAGCTGGTACGATCACGGCGTTAAACCCGCAGGTTAAGAATCGGGCTAGGACATCGGTTTTTATTGATGGCGAGTATGCCTTTGGGATTTTGACGGATCTGGTTGTACAGAACAAACTGCATGTGGGGAAAGAGCTGAATGAAACAGAAGTAAGTGTCCTTTTGCAGGATGAAGGAATGCTCCGGGCAAAGTCTAAGGCACTAGGATATTTGGCTTATGCTCCGAGGACTGCATATCAGATACGTACACGTTTGAGAGAGCGGGGGTTTTCGGATCACGAGATTGATCATACGATGGGAGATCTTCAGGATCTTGGCTATATTGATGACCGAAAGTATGCAATGGAATATGCCACGGCACGGTTCAATCATAAAGGGTATGGGCCAGAGAGGATTCGGCGTGAATTAATCGCAGATGGGGTTTCACATGACGATATTTCCGAGGCGATCAAAGCCACGATCAACCCGGAGGCCTTTGCTGCGCGTGCAAAAAGCATGGTCGAAAGATTCCAGACTAGAGTTCAGGGCACATTCCCTGAGCGAAAAAAGAAGCTGATCACTTACCTGACCAGAAGGGGGTACGGGTATATAATGGCAAGTGAATTTGTTCAGGAGGTACTGAGTCGAAGTGAGTCGAGTAAAAACCGCACGTAACCTGTTAAGTAAGCGCCTTGGAGAAGTCCAGCCTTCGGTCGCGATTATTCTAGGATCTGGATGTGGTCTTGAACTGGATCAGGTCCATTGGAGCCTGACTGCTTCAAATATTCCTGGATTCATAGCTCCTTCTGTTGCTGGACATTCGGGCCGTGTGACGTCGGGTGTCTTTACAAACCACGAAGTTCTCCTAATGCAAGGGCGGGTTCACTACT is part of the Rhodothermaceae bacterium genome and harbors:
- a CDS encoding TonB-dependent receptor; the encoded protein is MKQLATSILLALGLLIVPVVAAQVTVTGTVTETATSQPFPGVQVIIKGTLEGTVTDSEGMYSLSDVAVGSTLEFRFVGYRTQEVLVSEGTNEINVQLSESILEIDEFVVVGSRRLPRLVKDSAVPVDVFGPRDLASQTSSDIDEILRTQIPSYNVQRHGIDDEATLVRPITLRGLSPDNVVVLVNGKRRHRSASMALLGSSLNTGSQGADINMIPSIALKQVEVLRDGAAAQYGADAVAGVFNMQLRDNNQGVHVRLQGGMYSGGDDLVPNGINASNGLLSKHDYSATGRNFLAAANVGLPLTDRGFLNLSLEYRDADPTIRSGLRRDESALIQRGYPVNNPAQVWGSPDVSNSFVGFVNAGIDVGNNAHIYAFGGYGNRESEGGFYFRSPGTSSARAAVFRSGSVRAVADLNESDDIVCSEHVPSLDADFAAVNAFISQYKGQCFLFNELFPGGFTPRFGANIYDLSVTTGIRGGADDGLRWDLSFSMGNSDIDYFIYNTVNASLGPDTPTSFKPRGYEQQEFTISASGSYPIGVSAFATPLNIAFGLEWHTEEFTTEGGDPDSWANGKYGSQGFSVGSNGYQGLNPKFAGSWDRPNVALYLDLETDVTTRLTLGVASRYENYYNDFGSTLTGKVAALYRATGSLRFRGTASTGFRAPTPGQANLWALQTALSGEGDQLVETGQLPPTHPISAALGGQELTEETAFSLTLGTIVDLSSNLTLTLDYFDISLQDRISLTGNIAITEEIRDIIVQQALLGGASTTLREIKFFSNDFDTRTRGIDLLLAYDRESDSGNATQASLAWNWTMTTLEDFSQPRDISTFLGQSLSTPFTLSLLTPRRQLETEDLNPKHRIVLMGRHIRGAVSGMVRLNYYDGWYACRNNSNSCVNSTGSLLDEFDSAVIVDAEVGYRFLEDYRVSLGVDNLFDTYPDSHQDETGSQGNIRPESTPWDYNGRAYVLRLVADLF
- a CDS encoding sigma-70 family RNA polymerase sigma factor, which gives rise to MASGNFDPKLVQRAQKGDEYSRNLLLRRLSKVFDRYFKTKIGNQAVVDDLVQCSLLRVHSGLEALQQMDKFKAFAMKAALFELHDYYRGRHSPKEKTYEPQMLPEGRNSPDDWFGSKFDAERALGTLTPRARRILELREHGYKYREIAEILDTTETAVKMQVKRAFEKMRSIFTD
- a CDS encoding TonB-dependent receptor, which codes for MHVTLRQWFFRKRLLCLYLVAAFIGVSPEASSYAQDISVDVSSEPLSQVLDSFGTSYRINLVYAQRQVEGRLATCNYVGTDVAAALACILSDQNLSVIRLKRRQYVLVEVGEDASLDPAVVRLGTLHGFVMDSLSEETLPGAHVYLPRFAIGSATNKAGYYAIPSLPFGQYRARISFLGYATLDTLLEISEEPTIIRLDRQTLESQAIFVSSDRRDPYEVEPGVRQVSVNRISKLPGFPGEADLLQSLRWFPSVQRVRTNQGGLIVRGGEPDQVHYLIDGAPVYHMWHIAGLLSVYQPEAFKDVRLYQGSFPAEHGGRLSAVLDAELKDGTMDQITGLAGLGVLSARAFVEGPITKGLSFMVSGRRSYLDRIIGRRHPVYDGSRRDTMRTGIHLYDISTKLAWRPSARQRLTLGVYGSSDVLDIRLPVNLSVVGSFRDALPLSDWLSPASLVFEFDTRWSNRLISARYQYLYADRLFLSATAYATSYRAHERIFIRPTTISFVNSVYELDILDVGVKLNVDYYLSLTHHIRAGISIAQRTFSSELEALILQTNTISESIDEHSALDNTEIVLYAQDTWRPTARLQIQPGLRASQLRGAKDLRLSPRLGVLYDLDQVILRMAMGVNVQYLHQVRDRYSVLYDLISYRWVPASRSVDPSHSYHASLGAGVLLGNFFTVDVDLYVHLTHGLLLPRNEQQSRDRLLGPGIELGAILGQYTRGKALAHGLEANLQYERGASFLWVSYAAGRSRSRAPELGEYKFRPGRFDIPQQLQIAFQRTRSHWSYGVSGNWRSGYPITVPEARYAVGDPLSEAPQGFLYFPKINNGRLPPYVNYGVQGSYRFNVGDVALQLKLEVNNITFRRNVIGRVYDPALPHEVAITSRYGLPAYPLLEITAQF
- a CDS encoding DUF4249 family protein produces the protein MKFRYLLIAVIFLAGCDAVQPEDTSLLVVEAFVMSEQSLPEIILRQAAPLQDPYQLDSSTAAMGAQVGLTLQDALIPYRMQRPGAYGPLDSVIAVPGESIALNVQWEDQLVTARTRIPPLISLDSIEISVSDTPVPGLLLDSLFIDPTQIDSLGIRALGTGAREGLVHLVRATVYWEDHTGNDGNDWWIRMQLLPTLTQDQRLSNYFLSSEVVQPEEDIPFIDANRRSWSGSYAVPVASQTDPISQHGLRISIIRCTEAYADFVSQSSNPGEYEPPSNILHGRGIFAGLAVDTFTVSIK